A genomic window from Triticum urartu cultivar G1812 chromosome 7, Tu2.1, whole genome shotgun sequence includes:
- the LOC125518955 gene encoding U1 small nuclear ribonucleoprotein 70 kDa-like: MCESARLHVHVCWISILMRKLYICKVRLVTDKVTNKPRGYAFVEYAHTRDMKSAYKQADGRKVDNKRVLVDVERGRTVPNWRPRRLGGGLGSSRIGGEDAAQKHSAREQQNAAGRPRSEEPRRDDRPADRDREKSRDRVRERDRDEKTRERSHDRTRDRDPREDRHHHRDRERTRDRDRERDQERDRGRDRRDRDSQIS, from the exons ATGTGCGAATCGGCGAGACTTCATGTTCATGTGTGCTGGATTTCAATCCTTATGCGGAAGCTCTACATATGCAAG GTACGGCTCGTAACCGACAAGGTAACAAATAAACCTAGAGGATATGCATTCGTAGAGTATGCACACACTCGGGACATGAAAA GTGCTTATAAGCAAGCTGATGGGAGAAAAGTGGATAACAAAAGGGTGCTTGTTGACGTAGAGCGTGGTAGAACTGTTCCAAATTGGCGTCCTAGGAGATTGGGTGGTGGACTTGGATCAAGCAGGATTGGTGGTGAAGATGCTGCCCAGAAGCATTCTGCTAG AGAGCAACAGAACGCTGCTGGGCGACCCAGATCAGAAGAGCCTAGGAGGGATGATCGTCCTGCAGATCG GGATCGTGAGAAATCTCGTGATAGGGTACGGGAAAGAGATCGTGACGAGAAAACTCGTGAACGCTCACATGACAGGACCCGTGATCGTGATCCAAGGGAAGATAGGCACCACCATAGAGATCGTGAGAGAACTCGTGATAGGGACCGAGAACGGGACCAGGAGAGAGACCGTGGGCGTGACCGGCGTGATAGGGAtagccaaatttcataa